In Nitrospirota bacterium, a single window of DNA contains:
- a CDS encoding YifB family Mg chelatase-like AAA ATPase: MLSRILSSSVFGINAYIVEVEVDIASRGLPFFSTVGLPDTAVKESKERVRAALKNTGFDFPLKQITVNLAPADIKKEGSSFDLPIAIGIITAEGLIEPRRVEDYLMVGELSLDGRIKPVKGVLSMAVTARDSGLKGMILPAENSSEAAVVEGIIVYGVETLPQVVEFLNGNLMIQPTETDIEKAMEENSLYQDDFSDVKGQEHVKRALEVATAGGHNILMIGPPGSGKTMLAKRVPTILPRMSFEEALETTKIHSIMGLLKDHQPLIATRPFRSPHHTVSDAGMIGGGQIPKPGEVSLAHGGVLFLDELPEFKRNVLEVLRQPIEDGEVTISRAVTSLTYPASFMLVAASNPCQCGFFGDARHHCTCTPSQIQKYRARISGPLLDRIDIHIEVPSVPYKELSDTAYGERSSVIRERVMAAREIQLERFKNDKIYSNSQMRTRHLKKYCALGKDAQMLLENAMNRLGLSARAYTRVLKVSRTIADIWGRENITSPDIAEAIQYRSLDRTMM, from the coding sequence ATGTTATCGAGGATATTGAGTAGTTCCGTATTTGGAATCAATGCGTATATTGTCGAGGTAGAGGTTGACATCGCATCAAGGGGGCTTCCATTCTTCTCGACCGTAGGCCTTCCTGACACCGCTGTTAAAGAAAGCAAAGAAAGGGTGAGGGCTGCATTGAAAAACACAGGGTTTGACTTTCCGTTAAAGCAGATAACGGTTAATCTTGCACCAGCAGATATAAAGAAAGAGGGCTCATCCTTTGATCTTCCGATCGCTATAGGAATAATAACTGCAGAGGGATTAATCGAACCCAGAAGGGTTGAGGATTACCTGATGGTAGGAGAATTATCGCTTGATGGAAGGATTAAACCTGTTAAAGGTGTCCTCTCAATGGCGGTTACTGCAAGGGATTCAGGACTGAAAGGGATGATACTCCCTGCGGAGAATTCATCAGAGGCAGCAGTGGTGGAAGGGATAATCGTTTATGGTGTAGAAACCCTTCCCCAGGTAGTAGAATTCCTCAATGGAAATTTGATGATACAACCTACAGAGACGGACATTGAGAAGGCTATGGAAGAAAACTCTCTCTATCAGGATGACTTTTCCGATGTAAAGGGACAGGAGCATGTAAAAAGGGCACTCGAAGTGGCTACTGCCGGGGGACATAATATACTTATGATTGGTCCACCAGGTTCTGGTAAGACTATGCTTGCAAAAAGGGTTCCTACTATACTGCCGAGAATGAGCTTTGAAGAGGCACTTGAAACAACAAAGATACATAGTATCATGGGACTGCTTAAAGACCACCAGCCATTAATCGCTACGAGACCATTCCGTTCACCTCATCATACCGTATCAGATGCTGGGATGATCGGAGGAGGACAGATACCAAAACCAGGCGAGGTCTCTCTTGCACATGGCGGTGTTTTATTTCTGGATGAATTGCCAGAGTTCAAAAGAAATGTCCTTGAGGTTCTTCGCCAGCCTATAGAGGATGGCGAGGTAACAATATCAAGGGCGGTTACATCTCTCACATATCCTGCATCATTTATGCTTGTTGCAGCATCTAATCCCTGTCAGTGTGGATTCTTCGGGGATGCAAGACATCACTGCACATGCACACCATCACAGATTCAGAAATACAGGGCACGGATATCAGGACCACTTCTTGACAGGATCGATATCCATATAGAAGTCCCATCAGTGCCTTACAAAGAGCTTTCTGATACTGCTTATGGTGAGCGTTCTTCGGTAATCCGCGAGAGAGTGATGGCTGCAAGAGAGATACAGTTAGAGAGGTTTAAGAATGATAAAATTTATTCGAATTCCCAGATGCGGACAAGACACCTTAAGAAATACTGTGCCCTTGGTAAAGATGCACAGATGCTACTTGAGAATGCGATGAACCGACTGGGTCTTTCTGCAAGGGCATATACCAGAGTGCTTAAGGTATCAAGGACTATTGCTGATATTTGGGGAAGAGAAAATATCACATCTCCTGATATTGCAGAGGCAATACAGTATCGTAGCCTCGACAGGACAATGATGTAA
- a CDS encoding HD domain-containing protein, which translates to MRPHRSLRNRINEFVNNIFQGYKPTKVRDSKAIHESLWGTNIYRKHEIAVLDCPLLQRLRQISQTGLAFLIYPSATHSRFEHTLGVITLIDRFVDSINQSVRSENMIKKDSDKGEYAELRMAALLHDCGHSFLSHISEMVYEWDHEIRAILKSDEFAHTKPHEVFSYYIVKSPSFKKFFKKYVSDPYPIEINLENVANMIIGRVTDNKRAFLTRIINGPFDADKLDYISRDGYFSGLRLTIDLDRLFYTLSTHEFREGLMELTVKSPVPLEHILFSKLLLYTSIYHHKVKACDCMIQGLLEYIQENDVSLMGATLRDPVNFLRFTDNDLFNNIHSKDPFIKKMVKNLLDRKLFKRAAVISRDTIENYDECIPELLERINQSPEELYELRQKIVSKMPRHKKCSIHEVWVSMPEAPSLREAAQTYVTGGTEPIILNDLFPVDGWLKAYADKQLKGHVFAPPEFQEEVCKAVERAFKDLDIKINREKNRFYCRMS; encoded by the coding sequence ATGCGCCCACATCGGTCTCTCCGAAACAGAATAAATGAGTTTGTAAATAACATTTTCCAGGGTTATAAACCAACCAAAGTAAGAGATAGTAAAGCAATTCATGAATCTTTATGGGGCACAAATATATACAGAAAGCATGAAATTGCAGTCCTTGATTGTCCTTTACTTCAGAGACTTCGCCAAATAAGCCAAACAGGCCTTGCTTTTCTAATTTACCCCTCAGCAACACATTCTCGCTTCGAACATACGCTTGGTGTTATTACTTTAATAGATCGTTTTGTTGACAGTATTAATCAAAGTGTGCGATCTGAGAACATGATTAAAAAAGATTCCGATAAAGGAGAATATGCCGAGCTTCGCATGGCCGCACTCTTACATGATTGTGGTCATTCATTCCTTTCACATATATCTGAAATGGTTTATGAATGGGACCATGAAATAAGAGCAATTCTAAAATCGGATGAATTCGCTCATACAAAACCTCACGAAGTATTTTCTTATTACATTGTGAAAAGTCCCTCGTTCAAAAAGTTTTTTAAAAAATATGTCAGCGATCCCTACCCTATTGAAATAAACTTAGAAAATGTGGCTAATATGATTATTGGCAGGGTGACTGATAATAAAAGAGCTTTTCTAACACGAATAATTAATGGGCCCTTTGACGCAGATAAATTGGATTATATTTCTCGAGATGGTTATTTTTCAGGATTACGACTAACTATTGACCTTGATCGCTTATTTTACACTTTATCTACCCATGAATTTAGAGAGGGATTAATGGAATTAACAGTAAAAAGTCCTGTGCCTCTTGAACATATTCTTTTTAGCAAGCTATTACTTTATACTTCTATTTACCACCATAAGGTTAAGGCCTGTGATTGTATGATCCAAGGTCTCCTTGAATACATACAAGAAAACGATGTTTCTTTAATGGGCGCAACCTTAAGAGATCCTGTAAATTTTTTGAGGTTTACTGATAATGATTTATTTAATAATATTCACTCTAAAGACCCATTTATAAAGAAAATGGTAAAAAACTTATTAGACCGTAAACTTTTCAAAAGAGCTGCTGTTATAAGTCGTGACACAATAGAGAATTATGATGAGTGTATTCCAGAACTTCTTGAGAGAATCAATCAGTCACCTGAGGAACTTTATGAACTTCGGCAAAAAATTGTAAGTAAAATGCCTCGACATAAAAAATGTAGCATTCATGAAGTATGGGTAAGTATGCCAGAAGCACCTTCTTTAAGAGAGGCCGCCCAAACTTATGTTACAGGTGGCACTGAACCAATAATATTAAATGACTTATTTCCGGTCGACGGTTGGTTAAAAGCCTATGCAGATAAACAATTAAAGGGTCATGTTTTTGCTCCACCGGAATTTCAAGAAGAAGTATGCAAAGCAGTCGAACGAGCTTTTAAAGATTTAGATATTAAGATAAATAGAGAAAAGAATCGATTTTATTGTCGTATGAGTTAA
- a CDS encoding helix-turn-helix transcriptional regulator translates to MDTFAKYPHYRLSLPRPIIPPKGYPSIPISIGEHIRKRRIDLGLLQIEVARVIGVTESTVWNWEHGTEPELRYMPKVIEFLGYVPFECSEDPVGQLRYFKLVNGLSYERLGDLMSRDPEQLTDWLSGRHRPNSNNLKAVESFLAQTPQ, encoded by the coding sequence TTGGACACCTTTGCAAAGTATCCTCACTACAGACTGTCATTACCACGCCCTATTATACCACCAAAGGGCTATCCTTCAATACCAATTTCAATAGGTGAACATATCAGGAAAAGACGCATCGACTTGGGCTTGTTGCAGATAGAGGTTGCAAGGGTCATTGGAGTAACTGAATCAACGGTATGGAACTGGGAACACGGGACAGAACCAGAATTAAGGTATATGCCAAAGGTTATAGAGTTTTTAGGCTATGTTCCTTTTGAGTGTTCTGAGGACCCTGTAGGGCAGCTGAGATATTTTAAGCTGGTAAATGGTTTGTCTTATGAGCGATTAGGTGACCTGATGAGTAGAGACCCTGAGCAATTGACGGATTGGCTGAGTGGAAGGCACAGGCCAAATTCGAATAATCTTAAAGCTGTCGAGAGCTTCCTTGCTCAAACACCACAATAA
- a CDS encoding ATP-binding protein produces MQRCPNPCQCGFFGDARHHCTCTPSQIQKYRARISGPLLDRIDIHIEVPSVPYKELSDTAYGERSSVIRERVMAAREIQLERFKNDKIYSNSQMRTRHLKKYCALGKDAQMLLENAMNRLGLSARAYTRVLKVSRTIADIWGRENITSPDIAEAIQYRSLDRTMM; encoded by the coding sequence TTGCAAAGGTGTCCAAATCCCTGTCAGTGTGGATTCTTCGGGGATGCAAGACATCACTGCACATGCACACCATCACAGATTCAGAAATACAGGGCACGGATATCAGGACCACTTCTTGACAGGATCGATATCCATATAGAAGTCCCATCAGTGCCTTACAAAGAGCTTTCTGATACTGCTTATGGTGAGCGTTCTTCGGTAATCCGCGAGAGAGTGATGGCTGCAAGAGAGATACAGTTAGAGAGGTTTAAGAATGATAAAATTTATTCGAATTCCCAGATGCGGACAAGACACCTTAAGAAATACTGTGCCCTTGGTAAAGATGCACAGATGCTACTTGAGAATGCGATGAACCGACTGGGTCTTTCTGCAAGGGCATATACCAGAGTGCTTAAGGTATCAAGGACTATTGCTGATATTTGGGGAAGAGAAAATATCACATCTCCTGATATTGCAGAGGCAATACAGTATCGTAGCCTCGACAGAACGATGATGTGA
- a CDS encoding nucleotidyl transferase AbiEii/AbiGii toxin family protein, which translates to MLDLIKKSISSISGRDAKTHITREFLQLLILKILYDKDYFKNLAFVGGTALRFLHNLRRFSEDLDFSLINKKGYKFDIFLERVAYELRKAGFSLDIKKNIEETVQSAMFKFKDILYLLGLSKEKSQKLFIKLEVDSNPPKGWNTQLSLVSKHFVFTVTNFDIPSLYATKLHACFFRKYIKGRDFYDLIWYLGKKSIPNFELLNNAIEQTEHKRINLNRENFNDFLKERLATIDFVKVKKDVERFIEDKNELKLLDKCVKNGTVLFS; encoded by the coding sequence GTGCTTGATTTGATTAAGAAGAGTATTTCAAGTATCTCTGGCCGTGATGCAAAGACTCACATAACAAGGGAGTTTTTGCAATTACTTATATTGAAGATTCTCTATGATAAGGACTATTTTAAAAATCTTGCTTTTGTTGGAGGGACTGCATTGAGATTTCTGCATAATTTACGAAGGTTCTCAGAAGACCTTGATTTCTCACTTATTAATAAGAAGGGTTATAAATTTGATATTTTTTTAGAAAGAGTTGCTTATGAACTAAGAAAGGCAGGTTTTTCTTTAGACATCAAGAAAAATATAGAAGAAACTGTTCAATCAGCAATGTTTAAATTTAAGGATATTCTGTATCTTTTAGGGTTATCTAAAGAGAAGAGTCAAAAACTCTTTATTAAGCTTGAAGTGGATTCTAATCCACCGAAAGGTTGGAATACACAGCTTTCATTAGTGAGTAAACATTTTGTTTTTACTGTGACAAATTTTGACATTCCTTCTCTTTATGCTACAAAACTCCATGCTTGTTTTTTTAGAAAGTACATTAAAGGAAGAGACTTTTACGACCTTATCTGGTATCTTGGGAAAAAGTCCATTCCCAATTTTGAACTTCTAAATAATGCCATAGAACAGACAGAACACAAAAGAATAAATTTAAATAGAGAAAACTTTAATGACTTTTTAAAGGAAAGGTTAGCCACTATTGATTTTGTGAAAGTCAAAAAAGATGTGGAGAGATTCATAGAAGACAAGAATGAACTCAAACTATTGGATAAGTGTGTGAAAAATGGGACGGTTCTATTTTCTTGA